Proteins encoded within one genomic window of Chiloscyllium plagiosum isolate BGI_BamShark_2017 unplaced genomic scaffold, ASM401019v2 scaf_100524, whole genome shotgun sequence:
- the LOC122545919 gene encoding histone H2A, sperm-like, translating into MSGRGGKGSEKARSKAKSRSSRAGLQFPVGRVHRLLRKGNYAERVGAGAPVYLAAVLEYLTAEILELAGNAARDNKKTRIIPRHLQLAVRNDEELNKLLGGVTIAQGGVLPNIQAVLLPKKTAAAGAAKK; encoded by the coding sequence ATGTCTGGAAGAGGAGGGAAAGGCAGTGAGAAAGCTCGTTCCAAGGCGAAGTCTCGGTCGTCCCGGGCAGGCCTGCAGTTCCCGGTGGGCCGTGTTCACAGGCTCCTGAGAAAGGGTAACTATGCTGAGCGTGTGGGTGCCGGAGCGCCGGTCTATCTGGCTGCGGTGCTGGAGTATCTGACGGCTGAAATCCTGGAGCTGGCCGGCAACGCGGCCCGGGACAACAAGAAGACCCGCATCATCCCCAGGCACCTGCAGCTGGCCGTGCGCAACGACGAGGAGCTCAACAAGCTGCTGGGAGGGGTGACCATCGCTCAGGGCGGGGTGCTGCCTAATATCCAGGCCGTGCTGCTGCCCAAGAAAACAGCTGCTGCGGGAGCCGCTAAAAAGTGA